From a single Calothrix sp. NIES-2098 genomic region:
- a CDS encoding cupin 2 domain-containing protein, producing MDIKRSGSQPSAKGPAEYFTGTVRIDPLFEAHDPARTSGASVTFEPGARTAWHTHPLGQTLIVTAGCGLAQRWGSPIEEIRPGDTIWFEPGEKHWHGATPTTAMTHIAIQEWLDGKPVDWLEKVSDEQYGENY from the coding sequence ATGGATATCAAAAGAAGTGGCTCACAGCCTTCCGCCAAAGGGCCTGCCGAGTATTTTACCGGCACTGTCCGCATTGACCCCCTGTTCGAGGCGCACGATCCAGCACGCACATCTGGTGCCAGTGTCACCTTCGAGCCAGGCGCTAGGACAGCATGGCACACCCACCCGTTAGGACAAACTCTAATCGTAACGGCTGGCTGCGGTCTTGCACAACGCTGGGGCAGCCCTATTGAAGAAATTCGTCCAGGAGACACGATCTGGTTTGAGCCAGGTGAGAAGCATTGGCATGGTGCCACGCCAACCACAGCCATGACGCACATCGCTATTCAAGAATGGCTTGATGGTAAGCCTGTGGACTGGCTAGAAAAGGTCAGCGACGAGCAGTATGGAGAAAATTATTAG
- a CDS encoding aldo/keto reductase, which produces MQKRKLGNSNLEVSAIGLGCMGMSFSYGPPKDKQEMTALLHSTVDRGVTFFDTAEVYGPYLNEELVGEALAPFRDQVIIATKFGFDISPNSDPRGMKGSPGLNSRPEHIKEAVEGSLKRLKVEAIDLLYQHRVDPDVPIEDVAGAVKELIHEGKVKHFGLSEAGVQTIRRAHAVQPVTALQSEYSLWWRKPEAEVIPTLEELGIGFVPYSPLGKGFLTGKIDENATFDSSDFRSTLPRFTPEALKANQALINLLGAIAQQKQATPAQIALAWLLAQKPWIVPIPGTTKLHRLDENIGAVSIELTPSDLRDIDDAASKITVQGARYPEKLEQMTGR; this is translated from the coding sequence ATGCAAAAACGAAAACTGGGAAACAGCAATTTAGAAGTTTCAGCTATTGGGCTGGGCTGTATGGGAATGAGCTTTTCTTATGGCCCGCCCAAAGACAAGCAGGAGATGACTGCTCTTCTCCATAGTACTGTCGATCGCGGCGTTACATTCTTTGATACTGCCGAGGTTTACGGCCCATACTTGAATGAAGAACTTGTGGGTGAAGCCCTCGCTCCTTTCCGCGACCAAGTAATTATCGCCACCAAATTTGGGTTTGACATCAGTCCTAATTCCGATCCTCGCGGTATGAAGGGTTCGCCTGGATTGAATAGCCGACCAGAGCATATTAAGGAAGCTGTGGAGGGTTCACTCAAGCGGCTCAAAGTGGAGGCGATCGACCTGCTCTATCAGCACCGGGTTGACCCGGACGTGCCAATTGAAGACGTGGCAGGAGCAGTAAAGGAACTGATTCACGAAGGTAAGGTAAAGCACTTTGGACTTTCGGAAGCAGGAGTGCAAACGATTCGTCGCGCGCACGCAGTCCAGCCTGTGACAGCACTTCAAAGCGAATACTCGCTATGGTGGAGAAAGCCGGAAGCGGAAGTGATACCAACCCTTGAGGAACTCGGAATCGGCTTTGTCCCTTACAGCCCGCTGGGTAAGGGCTTTCTGACTGGCAAAATTGATGAAAACGCCACTTTCGACAGTTCCGACTTCCGTAGCACCTTGCCTCGCTTCACGCCGGAGGCGCTCAAGGCGAATCAAGCTTTGATTAATCTTCTTGGCGCGATCGCACAACAAAAGCAAGCAACACCTGCTCAGATTGCACTTGCTTGGCTGCTGGCGCAGAAGCCGTGGATCGTGCCGATTCCTGGCACTACAAAGCTGCATCGTTTAGACGAAAACATTGGTGCAGTCTCCATTGAACTCACGCCCAGCGATCTGCGTGACATCGATGATGCGGCCTCCAAGATTACGGTACAAGGCGCTAGATACCCCGAAAAGCTGGAACAAATGACAGGTCGCTGA
- a CDS encoding amino acid permease-associated region, producing the protein MKKEISSQHSIHGLKPDCLSFTEVLAQSFAVIAPTTIPASNIGLIVALSGNGTWLSFLIGLIGLLFVSININQFASRSASPGSLYSYIAKGLGPMAGVICGWSLVLAYLLTGMSVLCGFANFSGMFFDRLGIHPSSITLLAIGAGISWYAAYKDIQISAVAMLLMEGISILLIAILCMIIWAHKGFALDISQLTLSGATPGSVATGLVLVMFAFSGFESATSLGDEAKNPLRTIPKAVKGSVILAGLFYIATTYIEVLGFNGTGVSIAKTEEPLGFLSQQAGVGFLGELVALGALLSFFACILGSINPAARVFFLMARHGLFHSSLGTAHSSNKTPHVAVTMCSLITFIVPAVMSVFHIKLFESMGYLGAICSYGFLTVYILISIAAPVYLYNIRQLRWRDIVFSVLGVGFMIIPVLGSIGIPGSTLFPVPEAPYDLFPYLFLFYLVVTCGWFNIKRLRSPHLIVGMRQEVEKIHARFNDRKIP; encoded by the coding sequence ATGAAAAAGGAAATTTCATCGCAGCATAGTATTCATGGCTTAAAGCCAGATTGTCTTTCCTTCACAGAAGTGCTAGCTCAATCTTTTGCTGTAATTGCCCCTACAACAATACCAGCATCTAACATTGGCTTAATAGTTGCGCTGTCAGGGAATGGAACTTGGCTAAGTTTTTTAATAGGGCTAATAGGGCTATTATTTGTCAGCATTAATATCAACCAATTTGCTAGTCGTTCCGCCTCTCCTGGTTCGCTATATTCCTATATCGCTAAAGGACTCGGCCCAATGGCTGGTGTAATTTGTGGCTGGAGTTTGGTCTTAGCTTATTTATTGACTGGGATGTCGGTACTCTGCGGTTTTGCCAACTTCAGTGGAATGTTCTTTGATCGTTTAGGTATCCATCCTTCTAGTATTACGTTATTAGCAATTGGTGCGGGAATTTCTTGGTATGCAGCTTATAAAGATATCCAAATTTCCGCAGTAGCGATGCTATTGATGGAGGGGATATCTATTTTATTAATTGCTATATTGTGCATGATTATTTGGGCACACAAAGGTTTTGCACTGGATATTTCTCAATTGACTTTATCTGGTGCAACACCAGGTAGCGTGGCGACAGGACTTGTTTTAGTTATGTTTGCTTTCTCAGGTTTTGAAAGTGCAACATCTCTGGGTGATGAAGCAAAAAATCCCTTGCGAACCATTCCGAAAGCTGTCAAAGGTAGCGTTATTCTGGCAGGTCTTTTTTACATTGCAACTACCTATATAGAAGTCTTAGGATTTAACGGTACGGGAGTTTCGATTGCTAAAACTGAAGAACCACTGGGTTTTTTATCACAGCAAGCCGGAGTTGGCTTTTTAGGAGAATTAGTTGCTTTAGGTGCTTTACTTAGCTTCTTTGCTTGCATCCTTGGCAGTATAAATCCTGCTGCTAGAGTATTCTTTTTGATGGCGCGTCATGGTCTGTTTCATTCCTCTTTAGGTACAGCGCATTCATCCAATAAAACACCTCATGTTGCAGTCACAATGTGTTCTTTAATTACATTTATTGTGCCTGCTGTCATGTCTGTTTTTCATATCAAATTGTTCGAGAGTATGGGTTATTTGGGTGCAATTTGTAGCTATGGATTTTTAACAGTGTACATTCTGATATCCATTGCTGCACCAGTTTACCTATACAACATTAGACAACTTCGTTGGCGAGATATAGTGTTTTCAGTTTTGGGAGTTGGATTCATGATTATTCCAGTTCTAGGAAGTATTGGTATTCCTGGTAGTACGCTTTTCCCAGTACCCGAAGCTCCTTACGATCTATTTCCCTACCTATTCTTGTTCTACCTAGTTGTCACCTGTGGATGGTTCAACATTAAAAGGTTGCGTTCTCCCCATCTGATTGTGGGTATGCGCCAAGAAGTTGAAAAGATTCACGCCAGATTTAACGATCGAAAAATTCCTTAA
- a CDS encoding phosphoesterase: MKQATNERRSPLSFLKNVLITHWRSLLILLIGVYLPFQFFEILAVKVWQNAAGFPWDVPILLSIHSQARSQLDVLAVILTKFGSFWTALPILSAIAFILWQRRWWRSLAYLLTTALGSAIINRTAKELMHRVRPQLWVSGAPEFDYAFPSGHAMTSMTLIIVLLILSRGYPWRWLVLVFGSFYVVAIAWTRLYLGVHFPSDILAGWMVAIAWAIGVSLIIKPHLNLANPIIADATVDETSLLPEEKQVLAND; the protein is encoded by the coding sequence GTGAAACAAGCGACTAATGAGCGCCGTTCGCCGCTGAGTTTTCTCAAAAACGTTCTGATTACCCATTGGCGTTCTTTATTAATCCTCCTAATAGGAGTCTATTTACCTTTTCAGTTTTTTGAAATTTTAGCAGTCAAGGTATGGCAGAATGCGGCTGGCTTTCCTTGGGATGTGCCGATTCTGTTATCCATCCACTCTCAAGCACGATCGCAATTAGATGTATTAGCGGTCATCTTGACGAAGTTTGGCTCCTTTTGGACAGCCTTACCGATTTTGAGTGCGATCGCCTTCATATTATGGCAAAGACGGTGGTGGCGATCGCTCGCTTATTTGCTCACCACTGCATTGGGAAGTGCAATTATCAACCGCACGGCTAAGGAACTCATGCATCGAGTACGTCCGCAACTGTGGGTATCTGGCGCGCCTGAGTTTGATTATGCATTTCCCAGCGGTCATGCAATGACAAGTATGACGCTAATTATAGTCCTGCTGATTTTGAGCAGAGGTTATCCTTGGCGCTGGTTGGTTCTTGTTTTCGGTAGTTTCTATGTCGTGGCTATTGCTTGGACAAGACTGTATTTGGGAGTTCACTTCCCTAGCGATATTCTCGCAGGTTGGATGGTTGCGATCGCCTGGGCCATTGGAGTGAGTCTAATTATCAAACCCCATTTGAATCTAGCCAACCCCATAATTGCTGATGCAACCGTGGATGAAACTTCTCTACTGCCAGAAGAAAAACAGGTTTTAGCAAACGATTAA
- a CDS encoding ADP-ribosylation/crystallin J1 yields the protein MLIELAIGDAYGAGFEYANEMSVYNDLSRYVKHPRHRLNPGCYTDDTQMSIAIAEVIVSQAPWTPQVLAESFVTCFKRDRREGYAGGFYDFLLNIQDGSEFLAKIRPDSDKSGAAMRAGPIGIFSTPEKVIEAATIQAAITHNTPDGINAAVAAALMTHYFIYRLGPKRKLGQFLEGYVLSGEWSKPWEGKVKSKGWMSVRAAITALIRNDSMSELLQDCIAFTGDVDTVATIALAAGSCSEEIEQDIPTHLVTGLENGAYGRDYLIELDKQLMSLVDRKIN from the coding sequence ATGCTCATAGAATTAGCAATTGGCGATGCCTACGGTGCAGGCTTTGAATACGCTAACGAAATGAGCGTCTATAACGATTTGAGTCGATACGTTAAACATCCCCGTCATCGACTCAATCCAGGTTGCTATACAGACGACACACAAATGAGCATTGCCATTGCGGAAGTAATTGTGTCGCAAGCACCTTGGACGCCGCAAGTTTTAGCTGAGAGTTTCGTTACCTGCTTTAAACGCGATCGCAGAGAAGGTTACGCTGGTGGCTTCTACGATTTTCTCTTAAATATTCAAGATGGGTCAGAGTTTTTAGCAAAAATTCGCCCAGACAGTGACAAAAGCGGTGCTGCAATGCGTGCGGGGCCAATTGGCATTTTCTCCACACCCGAAAAGGTAATAGAGGCTGCAACAATTCAAGCAGCTATTACCCACAATACACCCGATGGCATTAACGCCGCCGTTGCAGCAGCCTTGATGACGCATTATTTTATTTATCGATTAGGGCCAAAGCGCAAATTAGGACAGTTTCTTGAAGGCTATGTACTGTCTGGAGAATGGTCTAAGCCTTGGGAAGGTAAAGTTAAGTCTAAAGGATGGATGAGTGTTAGAGCTGCAATTACAGCGCTAATCCGAAATGACAGTATGAGCGAACTGTTACAAGACTGTATAGCTTTTACCGGAGATGTCGATACAGTAGCGACAATTGCTTTAGCTGCTGGTTCGTGTAGTGAAGAAATTGAACAGGACATCCCTACACATCTTGTGACAGGTTTAGAGAATGGTGCCTACGGTAGAGATTATCTCATCGAATTAGATAAGCAGTTGATGAGTTTGGTAGACAGAAAGATTAACTAA
- a CDS encoding alcohol dehydrogenase: MGIVEEVGSEVRTLKKGDRVLAPFAFSDGTCEFCRKGIQTSCLQGNFWGSKNDGGQAEAIRSPLADGTLVVIPKEVENDDDLLTAILPLTDVMSTGHHAAVSAGVRPGRTVAVVGDGAVGLCGVLAAKRLGAERIIILGRHESRLEIARRFGATDVVSSRGEEAIAAVQEMTQGGAESVLECVGNESAMATAIGIARPGGAIGYVGVPHGSGHNFNLGRLFRQNITLRGGVASARAYIPELLTDTVAGKLDASAVLDLTVDLEAVPRGYAAMDNREAIKVTVRP; the protein is encoded by the coding sequence ATGGGAATTGTAGAAGAGGTTGGCTCTGAAGTTCGCACTCTGAAAAAAGGCGATCGCGTCCTTGCTCCCTTTGCTTTTTCCGATGGCACCTGTGAGTTCTGCCGTAAAGGCATCCAAACCTCTTGCCTACAAGGTAATTTTTGGGGAAGTAAAAACGATGGTGGGCAAGCAGAAGCCATCCGTTCGCCCTTGGCTGATGGCACATTAGTTGTGATTCCCAAGGAAGTTGAAAATGATGATGACCTCCTCACGGCTATTCTCCCGCTTACCGATGTGATGTCTACCGGACATCATGCTGCTGTCTCAGCAGGAGTCCGCCCAGGTAGAACAGTTGCAGTCGTTGGTGATGGGGCTGTGGGGTTGTGTGGCGTGCTTGCCGCCAAACGCCTCGGTGCTGAACGCATTATTATTTTGGGAAGGCACGAATCGCGGCTGGAGATTGCACGACGTTTTGGTGCAACGGATGTTGTCAGTAGTCGAGGGGAGGAAGCGATCGCGGCTGTGCAAGAAATGACCCAAGGTGGTGCAGAGTCGGTACTTGAATGTGTGGGTAATGAATCTGCAATGGCAACAGCGATCGGCATTGCGCGTCCTGGTGGCGCGATCGGGTATGTTGGCGTACCTCACGGCAGCGGACATAATTTCAATCTGGGCCGCTTATTTCGGCAAAATATCACCTTACGAGGCGGTGTTGCATCCGCCCGTGCTTACATTCCCGAATTACTAACCGATACTGTGGCTGGCAAACTTGATGCCTCTGCTGTTCTCGATTTAACCGTCGATCTCGAAGCTGTTCCCAGAGGGTATGCGGCAATGGATAACCGGGAAGCCATCAAGGTTACGGTACGACCTTAA
- a CDS encoding cadmium resistance transporter encodes MSGLVTAISTGITAFSATNIDDMVLLTLFFSQVNNTFRRWHIIAGQYLGFTALIVASLPGFFGGLVIPRPWIGLFGIVPIVIGIRALLKHEEDAADGDEIEIKQSHHSLLTKFLNIQTYSVAAVTFANGTDNISIYVPLFASSTGESLLVILTVFFLLVGCLCYAAYRLTHNRAIAELMARYGHHIMPFVLMGLGAFILLESGVLTLANILDGELLPDL; translated from the coding sequence ATGAGTGGTTTAGTCACTGCAATTAGCACGGGAATCACAGCTTTTAGCGCCACCAACATTGATGATATGGTGCTGCTGACGTTGTTTTTCTCACAAGTAAATAATACGTTTCGGCGTTGGCATATTATTGCTGGTCAATACTTAGGTTTTACAGCACTAATTGTCGCTAGTCTTCCCGGTTTCTTTGGCGGTTTGGTGATACCGCGTCCTTGGATTGGTCTATTTGGGATAGTGCCAATAGTCATAGGAATTCGTGCTTTACTCAAACATGAAGAAGATGCTGCGGATGGAGATGAGATAGAAATCAAGCAATCTCACCACTCACTTTTAACCAAATTTCTCAACATCCAAACTTATAGTGTAGCTGCGGTGACATTTGCCAATGGTACTGATAACATCAGCATTTATGTTCCTTTATTTGCCAGTAGTACTGGGGAAAGCTTGCTGGTAATTTTAACAGTATTCTTTCTACTAGTTGGATGCTTGTGCTACGCAGCTTATAGATTAACTCATAATAGAGCGATCGCAGAACTTATGGCTCGCTATGGTCATCATATTATGCCTTTTGTTTTGATGGGATTAGGAGCTTTTATTTTATTAGAAAGTGGAGTGTTAACTCTAGCAAATATATTGGATGGTGAATTATTACCTGACTTGTAA
- a CDS encoding AraC family transcriptional regulator, whose product MKAAKTREKSDLDLINNQQAKREADRAQANREELTLAIAQAIPKDGTIEPLKGLHFKRSSSPGECAHGLSVPAFCVIAQGSKEVLLGSDRYLYDPMHYLLATVELPIVSQILDASKEKPHLSLRLDLDPTLVGSVMVEAGYASSRSRADVKAIDVSPLDANLLDAVVRLVRLLDSPTEAHVLAPLIKREIIYRLLMGEQGNRLRHIAVLGGYTHHIARAVERLRQDFKEPLRIESIAREMGMSVSGFHHHFKSVTAMSPLQFQKQLRLQEARRLMLGENLDATSAAYQVGYEDASHFNREYKRLFGAPPMRDVARLRETARETANSI is encoded by the coding sequence ATGAAAGCTGCCAAAACTAGAGAAAAGTCCGATCTAGATTTAATTAACAATCAGCAGGCAAAGCGCGAGGCAGATAGAGCGCAAGCCAACAGAGAAGAACTGACTCTTGCTATTGCACAGGCCATTCCTAAAGATGGAACGATTGAGCCACTCAAAGGATTACACTTCAAACGCTCCTCTTCGCCTGGAGAATGCGCTCATGGTCTCTCTGTCCCTGCTTTTTGTGTAATTGCCCAAGGCAGTAAAGAAGTGCTTCTGGGGAGCGATCGCTATCTGTACGACCCGATGCATTATCTGCTGGCGACTGTCGAACTACCGATTGTCAGCCAAATTTTGGATGCGTCAAAAGAAAAACCGCACCTGAGCCTTCGCCTCGATCTCGACCCCACACTCGTTGGTTCAGTCATGGTTGAGGCAGGGTATGCTTCATCTCGTAGTCGTGCTGATGTGAAAGCAATTGATGTAAGTCCTTTGGATGCAAATCTGTTGGATGCTGTGGTGCGGCTCGTCAGGCTTCTAGATTCCCCTACTGAAGCTCATGTTCTTGCACCATTGATTAAGCGGGAAATCATTTATCGGCTCCTGATGGGAGAACAAGGTAACAGGCTCCGTCATATTGCCGTTCTGGGTGGCTACACCCACCACATCGCTAGAGCCGTCGAGCGACTGCGTCAAGACTTTAAGGAACCGCTGCGGATTGAAAGCATCGCCAGAGAGATGGGAATGAGTGTTTCGGGCTTTCACCATCACTTCAAGTCCGTCACCGCCATGAGTCCTTTGCAGTTTCAGAAGCAACTGCGGCTCCAAGAGGCTCGTCGGCTGATGCTAGGGGAAAACCTTGATGCTACCAGTGCTGCTTACCAAGTGGGGTATGAGGATGCTTCCCATTTCAACCGGGAGTACAAGCGGTTGTTTGGTGCCCCACCGATGCGCGATGTGGCACGGCTGCGAGAAACTGCTAGGGAGACGGCTAATTCAATATAA
- a CDS encoding alcohol dehydrogenase, translated as MKATVYYAPGDVRVETVPDSTIQKPTDAIVRITHACICGSDLWFYRGEEEWQPGWRTGHE; from the coding sequence ATGAAAGCAACCGTTTACTATGCCCCTGGCGATGTTCGGGTTGAGACTGTTCCCGATTCCACAATTCAAAAGCCTACAGATGCCATTGTCCGCATTACTCACGCCTGCATTTGCGGATCTGACCTGTGGTTCTATCGCGGTGAGGAAGAGTGGCAACCAGGTTGGCGAACGGGACACGAATGA
- a CDS encoding DNA photolyase, FAD-binding protein, with the protein MSDLILFWHRRDLRIADNTGLAAARKQSRKVVGVFCLDPNILEQDDIAPVRVTYMIGCLQALQQRYAQAGSQLLILHANPVQAIPALAAALNAKAVFWNWDVEPYSQERDRTIIDALQEKGIAFLQQNWDQILHAPEEIRTGGNGPYTVYTPFWKNWSSRTKAKPIETLHDVEGLTPNEQEIAKQTGAIVLPTAKDLGFIWDGDLILLPGEAAAQERLEGFTANAINEYQEQRNFPAVDGTSQLSAALKFGVIGIRTVWQATLEALENSRSEETAASIRTWQQELAWREFYQHAMYHFPELAEGAYRDAFKTFPWENNEEHFQAWCEGRTGYPIVDAAMRQMNESGWMHNRCRMIVASFLTKDLLISPQRGEKYFMQRLIDGDLSANNGGWQWSASSGMDPKPVRIFNPASQSQKFDPDAEYIRQWLPELRSIDTEYLVTGKITPLERRAVGYPDPIVDHKKQQQQFKQRYQEQKQTVG; encoded by the coding sequence ATGTCTGACTTAATTTTATTTTGGCATCGCCGCGATTTACGTATTGCTGATAATACAGGACTGGCTGCGGCACGCAAACAAAGCCGTAAAGTAGTGGGAGTATTTTGTCTCGATCCCAATATTCTGGAACAGGATGATATCGCTCCAGTTAGAGTAACTTACATGATTGGCTGTTTGCAAGCACTACAACAGCGATATGCGCAAGCTGGTAGCCAACTGTTAATCCTTCATGCCAATCCCGTACAAGCAATTCCTGCATTAGCAGCGGCTTTGAATGCTAAAGCTGTTTTTTGGAATTGGGATGTAGAACCTTATTCTCAAGAACGCGATCGCACTATAATTGATGCTCTCCAAGAAAAAGGCATTGCATTTCTACAGCAAAACTGGGATCAAATCCTGCACGCACCAGAAGAAATTCGTACAGGTGGTAATGGCCCTTACACTGTTTACACCCCATTCTGGAAAAATTGGAGTAGCAGAACCAAAGCTAAACCAATAGAAACTCTGCACGATGTTGAAGGTTTAACACCTAACGAACAAGAAATTGCCAAACAAACAGGAGCGATCGTATTACCAACAGCCAAAGATTTAGGATTTATTTGGGATGGTGACTTAATTCTTCTCCCAGGAGAAGCCGCAGCCCAAGAACGGCTAGAAGGATTTACCGCCAATGCCATCAATGAATACCAAGAACAACGAAACTTTCCCGCAGTTGATGGTACATCTCAACTGAGTGCAGCTTTAAAATTTGGCGTAATTGGCATTCGCACCGTTTGGCAAGCCACCCTAGAAGCACTAGAAAATAGCCGCAGCGAAGAAACCGCAGCCAGTATCCGCACATGGCAACAGGAACTAGCTTGGCGAGAATTTTATCAACACGCCATGTATCACTTCCCAGAATTAGCTGAAGGTGCTTACCGCGATGCTTTTAAAACCTTTCCTTGGGAAAACAACGAAGAACATTTTCAAGCATGGTGTGAAGGTAGAACAGGCTATCCCATTGTCGATGCCGCCATGCGCCAAATGAATGAAAGCGGTTGGATGCATAACCGTTGCCGTATGATTGTTGCTAGTTTCCTCACCAAAGACTTATTAATTAGTCCGCAAAGAGGAGAAAAATACTTTATGCAGAGATTGATTGATGGCGATCTATCTGCCAATAATGGCGGTTGGCAATGGAGTGCTTCCAGTGGCATGGACCCTAAACCAGTGCGGATTTTTAACCCAGCCAGCCAATCACAAAAATTCGATCCAGATGCCGAATATATTCGCCAATGGTTGCCAGAATTGCGGTCTATAGATACTGAATATTTAGTAACTGGTAAAATCACTCCTTTGGAACGTCGCGCTGTTGGCTATCCCGATCCCATTGTCGATCATAAAAAACAGCAACAGCAGTTTAAGCAGCGTTATCAAGAACAAAAACAGACGGTGGGATAA
- a CDS encoding short-chain dehydrogenase/reductase SDR, producing MIKDKVVIITGASSGIGEATAKLLASKGAKVVLGARREQQLRQLVDAIKSAGGQAIYQVMDVVNPSDNAEIVKLAKETFGGVDVIFLNAGIMPTSPLSALKTDEWHQMVDINIKGVLNGIAAVLPTFISQKSGHVIATSSFAGLKAYPGGAIYGGTKWFVRDFMEVLRIESAQEGTNIRTATIYPAAINTELLSQITDQNSAEKMTALYKQYGISPDRVANVVAFAIDQPEDTNVNEFTIGPTTQPW from the coding sequence ATGATTAAAGACAAAGTTGTAATTATTACTGGTGCATCATCAGGGATTGGCGAAGCAACTGCGAAATTGCTTGCCAGCAAAGGCGCTAAAGTCGTATTAGGTGCGCGGCGCGAGCAACAATTGAGACAACTGGTTGATGCAATTAAAAGCGCTGGCGGACAAGCCATCTATCAAGTGATGGATGTGGTTAACCCATCTGATAACGCTGAGATCGTCAAGCTTGCCAAGGAAACATTTGGAGGAGTCGATGTTATTTTCTTGAACGCTGGCATCATGCCCACTTCTCCACTTTCTGCATTGAAAACTGATGAATGGCATCAAATGGTTGATATCAATATCAAGGGTGTATTAAATGGTATTGCTGCTGTATTGCCAACGTTTATTAGCCAAAAGTCTGGACACGTTATCGCAACTTCGTCGTTTGCTGGATTAAAAGCTTATCCAGGTGGTGCGATCTATGGTGGGACGAAATGGTTTGTACGCGATTTCATGGAAGTTCTCCGCATAGAGTCTGCTCAAGAGGGAACTAACATTCGGACTGCAACAATTTATCCTGCTGCAATTAACACTGAGTTGTTAAGTCAGATTACTGACCAAAATTCGGCTGAAAAAATGACAGCGTTGTATAAGCAATATGGCATCTCACCAGATCGAGTCGCCAATGTTGTGGCATTTGCGATTGACCAGCCAGAAGACACAAACGTGAACGAATTTACGATTGGCCCAACCACGCAGCCTTGGTAA
- a CDS encoding cadmium resistance transporter, translating into MTQLGAAFSEGIIAFVATNIDDILILLLFFTQVDTNFRRRHIIIGQYLGFLGIIIASLPGFFGGLIVPREWIGLLGILPIAIGLKQLLSRQQETLEVQTVSTDFNQTSSSNFILSFLLSVLHPQTYKVAAVTIANGGDNISIYIPLFAGHNLTSLGVILIVFFVMVGVWCAIAYYLSRHPAIAPILSRYGHHIVPFVLIGLGLFIMYERGTFTLLPWFRG; encoded by the coding sequence ATGACTCAGCTTGGGGCAGCTTTCAGTGAAGGAATAATTGCCTTTGTCGCTACAAATATTGATGACATACTTATCTTACTGTTATTTTTTACCCAAGTAGATACTAACTTTCGACGGCGACATATCATAATTGGTCAGTACCTTGGTTTTTTAGGGATTATTATTGCTAGCTTACCAGGATTTTTTGGCGGTTTGATAGTACCGCGAGAATGGATTGGATTACTGGGAATACTACCTATTGCAATTGGTCTAAAGCAATTACTATCCCGACAACAAGAAACTTTAGAAGTGCAGACAGTATCTACTGATTTTAATCAGACATCATCCAGTAATTTTATCCTGTCTTTTCTGTTGAGTGTTCTGCATCCCCAAACTTATAAAGTAGCAGCTGTAACCATTGCTAATGGTGGCGACAATATTAGTATATATATCCCCTTATTTGCTGGTCATAACCTTACCAGCTTGGGGGTAATTTTAATAGTATTTTTTGTCATGGTCGGAGTTTGGTGTGCGATCGCTTATTACTTAAGCCGTCACCCTGCTATTGCTCCTATTTTAAGTCGCTACGGTCATCATATTGTACCTTTTGTCTTGATTGGCTTAGGGCTGTTCATCATGTATGAAAGAGGTACATTCACCTTACTGCCTTGGTTCAGAGGATAA